A single genomic interval of Saccharothrix saharensis harbors:
- a CDS encoding intein-containing Rv2578c family radical SAM protein, which produces MRWDGQKDGADRQQALPGLPGLVRSVRTPDFADVVFHEVNAKSVLNKVPGGGLPFGWTVNPYRGCTHGCTYCLTGDTPVLLADGRTKPIADLAVGEEVFGTREGRFVVTRVRAHWKTSKPAYRLTLGDGTQVVAGGDHRFLTDEGWQHLTPGRCDDFEERPHLVKGARLVGTGRFAAPPAQGEEYRSGYLWGAVRGGLPSHPDVLARVRGFAGGRVPRENELVRWPSEPGEEWSKGFLAGLFDARGSATGGELVLSSSDSAVFDAAVLALTRLGVSHVVEVRGVRIVGGLAERLRFLHLVCPVIPRGAAIEGMAVPVTPGLAVVSVESLGVTRTLYDITTGTGDFVANGLVSHNCFARNTHTYLDLDAGRDFDTQVVVKVNAVEVLRAQLRSKRWRREHVAMGTNTDPYQRAEGRYRLMPGIIRALADSGTPFSILTKGTVLSRDVPLLAEAAASVPVGIGVSLALLDRELQSGLEPGTPSPQARLELVRRVRAAGLPCGVFVAPVLPKLTDSEERLDALLASIAEAGATGVTVLPLHLRPGAREWFARWLVRERPDLVDDYRALYSRGSYVDARYRRWLTARLRPLLERHGLDARGKRDAVGVPGDDEGVWPEGSLPSSTPPAPVVQDQLTLL; this is translated from the coding sequence ATGCGATGGGACGGGCAGAAGGACGGGGCGGACCGGCAGCAGGCCCTGCCGGGTTTGCCGGGGCTGGTGCGCAGCGTACGAACTCCGGACTTCGCCGACGTCGTGTTCCACGAGGTGAACGCCAAGTCCGTGCTCAACAAGGTTCCCGGCGGCGGCCTGCCGTTCGGCTGGACGGTCAACCCGTACCGCGGGTGCACGCACGGCTGCACGTACTGCCTGACCGGTGACACGCCCGTGCTGCTGGCCGACGGCCGCACCAAGCCCATCGCCGACCTGGCCGTGGGGGAGGAGGTGTTCGGCACGCGCGAGGGCCGGTTCGTGGTCACCCGCGTGCGGGCGCACTGGAAGACGTCCAAGCCCGCCTACCGGCTCACGTTGGGCGACGGCACGCAGGTCGTGGCGGGCGGCGACCACCGGTTCCTCACCGACGAGGGCTGGCAGCACCTGACGCCCGGCCGGTGCGACGACTTCGAGGAGCGCCCGCACCTGGTCAAGGGCGCGCGGTTGGTCGGGACGGGCCGGTTCGCCGCGCCGCCCGCGCAGGGCGAGGAGTACCGCTCGGGCTACCTGTGGGGCGCGGTGCGCGGCGGGCTGCCCAGCCACCCGGACGTGCTGGCGCGCGTGCGCGGGTTCGCCGGCGGCCGGGTCCCGCGCGAGAACGAGCTGGTGCGGTGGCCCTCCGAGCCGGGGGAGGAGTGGTCGAAGGGCTTCCTGGCCGGTCTGTTCGACGCGCGCGGCAGCGCTACCGGCGGTGAGCTGGTGCTGTCCAGTTCGGACAGCGCGGTGTTCGACGCGGCGGTGCTGGCGTTGACGCGGCTGGGGGTGTCCCACGTGGTCGAGGTGCGCGGGGTGCGGATCGTCGGCGGGCTGGCCGAGCGGCTGCGGTTCCTGCACCTGGTGTGCCCGGTGATCCCGCGCGGCGCCGCGATCGAAGGCATGGCGGTGCCGGTGACGCCGGGGCTCGCGGTCGTGTCGGTGGAATCGCTGGGCGTGACGCGGACGTTGTACGACATCACCACCGGCACCGGCGACTTCGTGGCCAACGGCCTGGTCAGCCACAACTGCTTCGCCCGCAACACGCACACCTACCTCGACCTGGACGCGGGGCGCGACTTCGACACCCAGGTCGTGGTGAAGGTCAACGCCGTCGAGGTGCTGCGGGCGCAACTGCGGTCCAAGCGGTGGCGGCGCGAGCACGTGGCCATGGGCACGAACACCGACCCGTACCAGCGGGCCGAGGGGCGCTACCGGCTGATGCCGGGCATCATCCGGGCGCTGGCCGACTCGGGCACGCCGTTCTCGATCCTCACCAAGGGCACCGTGCTGTCGCGGGACGTCCCGCTGCTGGCCGAGGCGGCGGCGTCGGTGCCGGTGGGCATCGGCGTGTCGCTGGCGCTGCTGGACCGCGAGCTCCAGTCGGGCCTGGAACCGGGCACGCCGAGCCCGCAGGCGCGGCTGGAGCTGGTGCGCCGGGTGCGTGCGGCGGGGTTGCCGTGCGGGGTGTTCGTCGCGCCCGTGCTGCCGAAGCTGACCGACTCCGAGGAGCGGTTGGACGCGTTGCTGGCTTCGATCGCCGAGGCGGGCGCGACCGGCGTGACCGTGCTGCCGCTGCACCTGCGGCCGGGTGCGCGCGAGTGGTTCGCCCGGTGGCTGGTGCGCGAACGCCCGGACCTGGTGGACGACTACCGCGCGCTGTACTCCCGAGGGTCCTATGTGGATGCCCGCTACCGGCGTTGGCTGACCGCGCGCCTCCGGCCGCTGCTGGAGCGGCACGGCCTGGACGCGCGCGGCAAGCGGGACGCGGTCGGCGTGCCCGGCGACGACGAGGGCGTGTGGCCGGAAGGCAGCCTGCCGTCCTCGACCCCGCCCGCTCCCGTCGTCCAGGACCAGCTCACCCTCCTCTGA
- the pnuC gene encoding nicotinamide riboside transporter PnuC yields the protein MPVLDIILWPFRTTAFTFAGATTSWGEVAGFVTGALCVWLVARQNAWNWPIGILNNLAFLVLFATSGLYADSGLQVVYVVLALYGWWAWLRGGVEHTPLPVSRTTRAQWVWLLASGVAGTLLLVWVLTTFSNSTVPWADAVTTVLSLLATWGQTRKKVECWWLWIAADVIYVPLYAYKDLWLTAILYVGFMALCVLGLRNWTKSLREDERERVVAA from the coding sequence GTGCCTGTGCTGGACATCATCCTGTGGCCCTTCCGGACCACCGCCTTCACGTTCGCGGGCGCCACCACGAGCTGGGGCGAGGTGGCGGGTTTCGTCACCGGCGCGCTCTGCGTGTGGCTGGTGGCCCGGCAGAACGCGTGGAACTGGCCGATCGGCATCCTCAACAACCTCGCCTTCCTCGTCCTGTTCGCGACCAGCGGCCTCTACGCGGACTCCGGCCTCCAGGTCGTCTACGTCGTGCTCGCGCTGTACGGCTGGTGGGCGTGGTTGCGGGGCGGTGTCGAGCACACCCCGTTGCCGGTCAGCCGCACCACGCGCGCGCAGTGGGTGTGGCTGCTCGCGTCCGGCGTGGCGGGCACCCTGCTGCTGGTGTGGGTGCTGACCACGTTCAGCAACTCGACCGTGCCGTGGGCGGATGCCGTGACCACCGTGCTCTCGCTGCTGGCCACGTGGGGCCAGACCCGCAAGAAGGTCGAGTGCTGGTGGCTGTGGATCGCCGCGGACGTGATCTACGTTCCGCTGTACGCCTACAAGGACCTGTGGCTGACCGCGATCCTCTACGTCGGGTTCATGGCGCTGTGCGTGCTCGGCCTGCGCAACTGGACGAAGTCGTTGCGCGAGGACGAGCGCGAGCGGGTGGTGGCCGCGTGA
- a CDS encoding AAA family ATPase — MTGPGFDHALVLGKFYPPHVGHHHLIRTAAARSRRTTVTVLASSAESIPVADRVAWLRAEHAGTPGLVVLGDVDDHEMDFHSDRVWELHMGVARAVLARRAILDGDPASAVVDAVFSSEHYGDEMAKRLGARHVLVDAERSAFPVSGTAVRADPRGRWDRLARATQVGLCARVVVVGAESTGTTTLSRDLAGALGAPWVAEYGREHTELKLAAARAFDPGAAVGDLVWTVGDFQDVARRQRELADAAVDGPVLVCDNDPWAATAWGHRYLGAPHPDIAPDAHRPALYLLTDHVGVPFEQDGWRDGEHLREWMTGLFRAGLARRGVPWRLVTGSPEERLRQALAACEEAVAAHFRFTDPLAPAAPSDGDEDLVQ; from the coding sequence GTGACCGGCCCCGGGTTCGACCACGCGTTGGTGCTCGGCAAGTTCTACCCGCCGCACGTCGGGCACCACCACCTCATCCGCACGGCCGCGGCGCGCAGCAGGCGCACCACCGTGACGGTGCTGGCGTCGAGCGCGGAGTCGATCCCGGTCGCCGACCGGGTGGCGTGGCTGCGCGCCGAGCACGCGGGCACGCCCGGCCTCGTCGTGCTCGGCGACGTGGACGACCACGAGATGGACTTCCACAGCGACCGCGTCTGGGAGCTGCACATGGGCGTGGCGCGGGCGGTCCTCGCGCGCCGGGCCATCCTGGACGGGGACCCGGCGTCGGCGGTGGTCGACGCGGTGTTCAGCAGCGAGCACTACGGCGACGAGATGGCCAAGCGGCTCGGCGCGCGGCACGTGCTGGTGGACGCGGAGCGCAGCGCGTTCCCCGTGTCCGGGACGGCGGTGCGGGCCGATCCGCGTGGCCGGTGGGACCGGTTGGCGCGGGCCACGCAGGTCGGGTTGTGCGCGCGGGTGGTGGTGGTCGGCGCGGAGAGCACCGGCACCACGACGTTGTCGCGGGACCTGGCGGGGGCGTTGGGCGCGCCGTGGGTGGCCGAGTACGGGCGTGAGCACACCGAGCTGAAACTGGCCGCCGCGCGGGCGTTCGACCCGGGGGCGGCGGTCGGGGATCTGGTGTGGACGGTCGGCGACTTCCAGGACGTGGCGCGCAGGCAGCGGGAGCTGGCGGACGCGGCGGTGGACGGGCCGGTGCTGGTGTGCGACAACGACCCGTGGGCGGCGACCGCGTGGGGCCACCGGTACCTCGGCGCGCCGCACCCGGACATCGCGCCGGACGCCCACCGCCCCGCCCTGTACCTGCTGACCGATCACGTCGGCGTGCCGTTCGAGCAGGACGGGTGGCGGGACGGTGAGCACCTGCGGGAGTGGATGACGGGGTTGTTCCGGGCCGGGTTGGCGCGCCGGGGTGTGCCGTGGCGGCTCGTCACGGGGTCGCCGGAGGAGCGGTTGCGGCAGGCCTTGGCGGCGTGCGAGGAGGCGGTGGCGGCGCACTTCCGGTTCACCGACCCGTTGGCCCCGGCGGCGCCGTCAGATGGTGACGAGGACCTGGTCCAGTGA
- a CDS encoding nitroreductase family protein — translation MPVDDSLRAAADLRARMRERRTVRMFSGDPVPEQVVVDAIEVASTAPSGAHQQPWTFVLVKDPEVRRRIREAAEHEERVSYAGRLGDEWLDALRPLGTDDVKPHLTDAPALVVVFQQRYYLDPDGTRSKHYYVDESVGIAVGMLLTTLHLSGLAALTHTPSPMKFLGEVLGRPANEKAFAVIPIGYPADDCVVPNLVRKSLDQVLVTI, via the coding sequence ATGCCGGTCGACGATTCCCTGCGCGCGGCCGCCGACCTGCGCGCCCGCATGCGGGAACGCCGCACGGTGCGCATGTTCTCCGGCGACCCCGTGCCCGAGCAGGTGGTGGTCGACGCGATCGAGGTCGCGTCCACCGCGCCCAGCGGCGCCCACCAGCAGCCCTGGACGTTCGTGCTCGTCAAGGACCCGGAGGTGCGCCGGCGCATCCGCGAGGCGGCCGAGCACGAGGAACGCGTCTCGTACGCGGGCCGGCTCGGCGACGAGTGGCTGGACGCGCTGCGCCCGCTCGGCACCGACGACGTCAAGCCGCACCTCACCGACGCGCCCGCCCTGGTCGTCGTGTTCCAGCAGCGGTACTACCTCGACCCCGACGGCACCCGCAGCAAGCACTACTACGTGGACGAGTCGGTGGGCATCGCGGTCGGCATGCTGCTGACCACGCTGCACCTGTCCGGGCTCGCCGCGCTGACCCACACGCCGTCGCCGATGAAGTTCCTCGGCGAGGTGCTGGGCCGCCCGGCCAACGAGAAGGCGTTCGCGGTCATCCCGATCGGCTACCCGGCCGACGACTGCGTGGTGCCCAACCTGGTCCGCAAGTCACTGGACCAGGTCCTCGTCACCATCTGA
- a CDS encoding YibE/F family protein: protein MRAKDLIAAHRPGHGHGHGHGPAEPSSRPVRKLLLVLLLPFVLATVVGALLLYPFGHEQRTGAEAGLAQVPVRGDVTQVVLGGCGPDAEEPGATGCVLVTVKMSDGAAAGREIRVPVPDQPGTPEFTVGDAVVLSYGGGDPNDSTSYQLADFQRGVPLLLLAVLFAAAVLLLGRWQGLAALGALVLSFVVLVLFVLPAILAGESPLTVAVVGAGLIMFVVLYLTHGVSARTSTAVLGTLVSLALIGVLGALFSAFGKLTGLDQDTANLVSLLGHGIDTRGLLLAGTIIGALGVLDDVTVTQTSAVWELRRANPALGFRELYAAGSRIGRDHLSSVVNTLVMAYAGAALPLLLAFALSGRTLGEILTAQDVAQEVVRTLVGSIGLVAAVPITTALAAFVAARETVPDVAGPDEPVEAGAPGGSAEAEPLWRRHVRGDLRTGYDPAKGPWRRPVAPATGRGEPAARRSRRGRTAPPGSDG from the coding sequence GTGCGCGCAAAGGACCTCATCGCCGCCCATCGACCCGGTCATGGGCACGGTCACGGGCACGGCCCCGCCGAACCCTCCTCCCGACCGGTGCGCAAGCTCCTGCTGGTCCTGCTGCTGCCGTTCGTGCTGGCGACGGTGGTCGGCGCGTTGCTGCTGTACCCGTTCGGGCACGAGCAGCGCACGGGCGCGGAGGCCGGTCTGGCGCAGGTGCCGGTGCGCGGTGACGTGACGCAGGTGGTGCTGGGCGGGTGCGGTCCGGACGCGGAGGAGCCCGGCGCCACGGGGTGCGTGCTGGTGACCGTGAAGATGAGCGACGGCGCGGCGGCGGGCCGCGAGATCCGGGTGCCGGTGCCCGACCAGCCGGGGACGCCGGAGTTCACCGTCGGCGACGCGGTGGTGCTGTCGTACGGCGGGGGCGACCCGAACGACAGCACGTCCTACCAGCTCGCCGACTTCCAGCGGGGTGTGCCGTTGCTGCTGCTGGCGGTGCTGTTCGCGGCGGCGGTGCTGCTGCTGGGCCGGTGGCAGGGGTTGGCGGCGCTGGGCGCGCTGGTGCTCAGCTTCGTGGTGCTGGTGCTGTTCGTGCTGCCCGCGATCCTGGCCGGGGAGAGCCCGCTGACCGTGGCCGTGGTCGGCGCGGGGCTGATCATGTTCGTGGTGCTGTACCTGACGCACGGGGTGTCGGCGCGGACGTCCACGGCCGTGCTGGGGACGTTGGTGAGCCTGGCGCTGATCGGGGTGCTGGGTGCGTTGTTCTCGGCGTTCGGCAAGCTGACCGGGTTGGACCAGGACACGGCCAACCTGGTGTCGCTGCTCGGGCACGGCATCGACACGCGGGGGCTGCTGCTGGCGGGGACGATCATCGGCGCGCTGGGCGTGCTGGACGACGTGACCGTGACGCAGACCAGCGCGGTGTGGGAGTTGCGGCGGGCCAACCCGGCGCTGGGGTTCCGGGAGCTGTACGCGGCGGGGTCGCGGATCGGGCGCGACCACCTGTCGTCCGTGGTGAACACGCTGGTCATGGCGTACGCGGGCGCGGCGCTGCCGCTGCTGCTGGCGTTCGCGCTGTCGGGCCGGACGCTGGGCGAGATCCTGACCGCGCAGGACGTGGCGCAGGAGGTCGTGCGGACGTTGGTGGGCAGCATCGGGCTGGTGGCGGCGGTACCGATCACGACGGCGTTGGCGGCGTTCGTGGCGGCGCGGGAGACCGTGCCGGACGTGGCCGGGCCGGACGAGCCGGTGGAGGCGGGCGCGCCGGGTGGATCGGCGGAGGCCGAGCCGTTGTGGCGGCGGCACGTGCGGGGTGACCTGCGCACCGGGTACGACCCGGCCAAGGGGCCGTGGCGGCGACCTGTCGCGCCGGCTACCGGGCGAGGAGAACCAGCAGCAAGGCGATCGCGGCGGGGACGGACTGCACCACCAGGATCCGACGGCTGA
- a CDS encoding DUF1304 domain-containing protein, protein MQLAADVLTALVAAIHLYIVVLEMFLWNTPRGRATFGTTPEFAAESKVLAANQGLYNGFLAAGLIFALIARGTTGFAFAVFFLICVIVAGLYGAATVSRRILVVQSVPAAIALLLVLLAR, encoded by the coding sequence GTGCAGCTCGCCGCAGACGTCCTCACCGCGCTCGTCGCGGCCATCCACCTCTACATCGTCGTGCTGGAGATGTTCCTCTGGAACACCCCGCGCGGCCGTGCGACGTTCGGCACCACGCCCGAGTTCGCCGCCGAGTCGAAGGTGCTCGCCGCGAACCAGGGCCTCTACAACGGCTTCCTCGCCGCCGGCCTGATCTTCGCGCTGATCGCCCGCGGCACCACGGGGTTCGCGTTCGCCGTGTTCTTCCTGATCTGCGTGATCGTCGCGGGCCTGTACGGCGCGGCGACGGTCAGCCGTCGGATCCTGGTGGTGCAGTCCGTCCCCGCCGCGATCGCCTTGCTGCTGGTTCTCCTCGCCCGGTAG
- a CDS encoding spermidine synthase gives MGRIRRADETISREVDSGIAELIPDPDVPRAWMLRLNGTPQSHVDLDDPTHLEFEYLRRLGHVADLVAPGSEPIRALHLGGGALTLPRYVAATRPRSSQQVVEIDAALIDLVRGVLPWDRNWRLRIRNGDARAVLEKAPEGAFDLVVTDVFAGARTPAHLTSVEFVGLASRVLRGGGVYAANIGDGGKLAFAKAQAATVRAVFPHVCVLAEPAVFRGRRFGNFVLVGSHVELPVAALTRLTAGDPFPGRVEHDDSLIRFIGGVPAMTDATATQSPSPPKGTWGLPDQ, from the coding sequence GTGGGACGGATCCGGAGAGCCGATGAGACCATCAGCAGGGAGGTTGATTCGGGCATCGCGGAGTTGATCCCCGATCCCGACGTGCCGAGGGCGTGGATGCTGCGCCTGAACGGCACCCCGCAGTCGCACGTGGACCTGGACGACCCGACGCACCTGGAGTTCGAGTACCTGCGTCGGTTGGGTCACGTGGCGGACCTCGTCGCGCCGGGCAGCGAGCCGATCCGGGCGCTGCACCTGGGCGGTGGCGCGCTCACGTTGCCGAGGTACGTCGCGGCGACGCGGCCGCGGTCCAGCCAGCAGGTGGTCGAGATCGACGCGGCGTTGATCGATCTGGTGCGCGGGGTGCTGCCGTGGGACCGGAACTGGCGGCTGCGGATCCGCAACGGGGACGCGCGGGCGGTGCTCGAGAAGGCGCCGGAGGGTGCTTTCGACCTGGTGGTCACGGATGTGTTCGCCGGGGCGCGGACGCCTGCGCACCTGACGTCGGTGGAGTTCGTGGGGTTGGCGTCACGGGTGTTGCGCGGCGGGGGTGTTTATGCGGCGAACATCGGTGATGGCGGGAAGTTGGCGTTCGCCAAGGCCCAGGCGGCGACGGTGCGGGCGGTGTTCCCGCACGTGTGCGTGCTGGCGGAGCCGGCGGTGTTCCGGGGGCGCAGGTTCGGGAACTTCGTGCTGGTCGGGTCGCACGTGGAGTTGCCGGTGGCGGCGTTGACCCGGTTGACGGCGGGTGATCCGTTCCCGGGGCGGGTGGAGCACGACGATTCGCTGATCCGGTTCATCGGCGGGGTGCCGGCGATGACGGATGCGACGGCCACCCAGTCGCCGTCGCCCCCCAAGGGGACGTGGGGGTTGCCCGATCAGTGA
- the hisS gene encoding histidine--tRNA ligase, whose product MTTFAAPKGVPDYFPPTSAQFLAVRDTLVASARRAGYGYIELPVFEDTSLFARGVGESTDVVSKEMYTFTDRGGRSITLRPEGTAGVMRAVIEHGLDRGQLPVKLAYAGQFFRAEQPQAGRYRQFHQVGVEAIGVDDPALDAEVIAVADAGFRALGLTGFRLELTSLGDSTCRPQYREKLQAFLAGLPLDEETRRRAELNPLRVLDDKRPEVRELVADAPLMVDNLSAESLAHYEQVKGYLNELGVKFAENPRMVRGLDYYTKTTFEFVHDGLGAQSGIGGGGRYDGLMEQLGGQPLSGVGFGLGVDRALLACQVEGVTPGDETRCDVYGVPLGEAAKSRLVALSAPLRAAGVRFDLSYGGKGLKGAMKGADRSGARFALVLGERDIEAGVVQLKELASGDQREVPLADVVISVREALGR is encoded by the coding sequence GTGACGACGTTTGCCGCGCCCAAGGGCGTGCCCGACTACTTCCCGCCGACCTCCGCGCAGTTCCTGGCGGTGCGCGACACCCTCGTGGCCTCCGCCCGCCGCGCCGGCTACGGCTACATCGAGCTGCCCGTCTTCGAGGACACCTCGCTGTTCGCCCGCGGCGTCGGCGAGTCGACCGACGTGGTCAGCAAGGAGATGTACACCTTCACCGACCGCGGCGGCCGGTCGATCACGCTGCGCCCCGAGGGCACGGCCGGGGTGATGCGCGCCGTCATCGAGCACGGCCTGGACCGCGGCCAGTTGCCGGTCAAGCTCGCCTACGCCGGCCAGTTCTTCCGCGCCGAACAGCCCCAGGCCGGCCGCTACCGCCAGTTCCACCAGGTCGGCGTCGAGGCGATCGGTGTGGACGACCCGGCGCTGGACGCCGAGGTCATCGCCGTCGCCGACGCGGGCTTCCGCGCCCTCGGCCTGACCGGCTTCCGCCTCGAACTGACCTCCCTGGGCGACTCCACGTGCCGCCCGCAGTACCGCGAGAAGCTCCAGGCGTTCCTCGCCGGGCTCCCGCTGGACGAGGAGACCCGCCGGCGCGCCGAGCTCAACCCCCTCCGCGTGCTGGACGACAAGCGCCCCGAGGTGCGCGAACTCGTCGCCGACGCGCCCCTCATGGTGGACAACCTGTCCGCCGAGTCCCTGGCGCACTACGAGCAGGTCAAGGGCTACCTCAACGAGCTGGGCGTGAAGTTCGCGGAGAACCCCCGCATGGTCCGCGGGCTGGACTACTACACGAAGACCACGTTCGAGTTCGTGCACGACGGCCTCGGCGCGCAGTCCGGCATCGGCGGCGGCGGTCGGTACGACGGCCTGATGGAACAGCTCGGCGGCCAGCCGCTGTCCGGCGTCGGCTTCGGCCTCGGCGTCGACCGCGCCCTGCTCGCCTGCCAGGTCGAGGGCGTGACCCCGGGCGACGAGACCCGCTGCGACGTCTACGGCGTCCCGCTCGGCGAGGCCGCCAAGTCCCGCCTGGTCGCCCTGTCGGCCCCCCTGCGCGCCGCCGGCGTCCGCTTCGACCTGTCCTACGGCGGCAAGGGCCTCAAGGGCGCGATGAAGGGCGCTGACCGCTCCGGCGCCCGCTTCGCCCTGGTCCTGGGCGAGCGCGACATCGAGGCCGGCGTCGTGCAGCTGAAGGAACTCGCGTCGGGCGACCAGCGCGAAGTGCCGCTGGCGGACGTGGTGATCTCTGTGCGGGAGGCGTTGGGCCGGTGA
- a CDS encoding MBL fold metallo-hydrolase: MLVIGFPTGALQANCFVLATGAGEACVVVDPGQEAAEPIAEVLREHRLSPVAVLLTHGHFDHTFSVAPVCDGNDIPAWIHPDDRAMLADPLKGISAESRAFFGGNLEMREPREVRELADGAELDLAGLRLTVDHTPGHTGGSVMFRAGTEEGGRLVLSGDTLFAGSIGRTDLPGGNHREMLTSLRTKVLTLADDTVVLPGHGPTTTIGRERASNPFLLELGSPDAPAAPHRGL, encoded by the coding sequence GTGCTGGTGATCGGGTTCCCGACCGGGGCTCTCCAGGCCAACTGCTTCGTGCTCGCCACGGGTGCGGGGGAGGCTTGCGTGGTCGTCGACCCGGGCCAGGAGGCGGCCGAGCCGATCGCGGAGGTGCTGCGCGAGCACCGGCTGTCCCCGGTCGCCGTGCTGCTCACGCACGGGCACTTCGACCACACGTTCTCCGTCGCGCCGGTCTGCGACGGCAACGACATCCCCGCGTGGATCCACCCCGACGACCGCGCGATGCTGGCCGACCCGCTCAAGGGCATCAGCGCCGAGTCACGGGCCTTCTTCGGCGGCAACCTGGAGATGCGGGAGCCGCGCGAGGTGCGCGAGCTGGCCGACGGCGCCGAGCTGGACCTGGCCGGCCTCCGGCTGACCGTCGACCACACACCGGGCCATACCGGCGGGTCGGTGATGTTCCGCGCCGGCACCGAGGAGGGCGGACGGCTCGTGCTGTCCGGCGACACCCTCTTCGCCGGCTCCATCGGACGCACCGACCTGCCGGGCGGCAACCACCGCGAGATGTTGACGTCGCTGCGCACCAAGGTTCTGACGTTGGCTGACGACACGGTGGTCCTGCCCGGCCACGGACCGACGACGACCATCGGCCGCGAGCGCGCGAGCAACCCGTTCCTGCTGGAGCTGGGCTCACCGGACGCGCCTGCCGCACCTCACCGAGGACTGTAG